A stretch of DNA from Pseudomonadales bacterium:
CACCCACGACTTCTCCCTGGAGAACGCGGATCTCGCGATCCGGACGCTTGCCCGGGAGGTGGAGAATGACGAATCCATTCATTCCTGCCTGATCCCCCCGAAATAGACACGTTTCACCCAACCATTCCCCCGACCCATTCTCCAGATAAGGAGCAGATTGTGAACGATTACAGCATACCCGTTGCCGACGTACCCTTCAGCCAGAAGATCGCGGACGGCTTTCTGGCGAACCGTGGCGGCGCTGGCGGCTTGCACGAGTATCTCGGCTTCAGAATCACGGCGGCCGGACCGGGCACCATGAGTGGAGAGCTCGACGTGCGCGAGGAACTGCTCACACCCTTCGGCAACATGCACGGCGGTGTTCTGTCGGCATTCTGCGACCACATGCTCGGATGCGTCTGCTATCCGGCAATGAAGCCGGGGCAGTGGGCAGCAACTACAGAATTCAAGATCAACCTGACCGCCCCCGTCAGCAAAGGCACGGTCGGTGCCACTGCCCGAATCATCAACATGAGCCGAACACTCGCCGTCGTCCACATTGCCGTGGTCAATGAAGGGCGTCTCGCCGCCGTCGCGCAAGGCAGCGTAACGATCCGCGATCCAAAGAAGTAACGTAAAGCGAAAGCAGCATAAGGTGCCGCGCGCCCGAGGCAACGAAAGCCGAGCCCCGGACGCGCAACCAGGTTCCGCGTGGAGGAAAGAGAGAGTTCTGGACCCAAACTGTCGCGACTTAGTAAGTACGCTTATTTTCTAGCCCGGAAAACTCACCGCCCCTATGGAAATAGGCCTCTCTCTGTTGCATAAAGTAAGAGCCGCCAAGCACTTACCCACAACAGAACGAGAGGCCTATGACGACAGAGTGTATTCCCTGCCAGTTGGAATTTCACGCGTTGGGAACGCGAGAAGTTGTGGGTCGCTTCGATGGCGGTCGCATCACTTCGGACGGCGGCGGACTGCTGCTACGCGAGGTTGATCACCGGCTCGGCTTATCGGATCGGCTGGCTCGGTGCTTCACCGACTATCGCAATCCGAACAGCATCGAACACGGCGTGCTGTCGCTGGTCGCGCAGCGGGTTTACGGGTTGGCACTGGGCTACGAAGACCTCAACGATCACGACACACTGCGCGCCGATAGCGTGCTGGCGCTGCTGGTCGGTAAACGCGACCTGA
This window harbors:
- a CDS encoding PaaI family thioesterase, coding for MNDYSIPVADVPFSQKIADGFLANRGGAGGLHEYLGFRITAAGPGTMSGELDVREELLTPFGNMHGGVLSAFCDHMLGCVCYPAMKPGQWAATTEFKINLTAPVSKGTVGATARIINMSRTLAVVHIAVVNEGRLAAVAQGSVTIRDPKK